Within Quercus lobata isolate SW786 chromosome 5, ValleyOak3.0 Primary Assembly, whole genome shotgun sequence, the genomic segment TATTCATCCAAGGTAAGTTCTAATCATTCACTATTTTCCATTCTTGTGTCCTAGAGAAAAAACTGACTTAACCGTTAGAGAGTCTTTGGCCGAGTCACACCGGTTACCTTTGAcatccttctctttcttttcagaATTCACAGCCATTACCAAGTCCGAAGTATTTCAACTTACTAATTTTCATGCATCATCAACAATCATTTACCTTTGTGTTAACCTGTAATCTCTTTTCCAATGAAAGCTTTCAATTTATCCTCCCCAAGTCTAATTTCATACACCTTCATCCATTTAGGAGGCGTTTAGTTTGCTGTAATGTGTCTTTAATATGATGCATATTACGATGATGTAACATTaagatttttggtttattttattttttctaacattatcataatctaaaattaattacaaaatatattatatcacCTTAATCTCATCACCTTCCTAAACAATATAATGTTGTATTCTTGTATTGagattatattaatataaaattacaataatgtaatattacaGTGTAATGTGACCTCATGGCAAACCAAATGCCcccttatttgtttcttttactACCCCAACTGAGTGATTGCATTCACAAAATCCATATGGCAGTATGTTAGTCCTTTTGGTCTTTTCACTAGAAGATTCTGCCATAATTTCTTTGAGCAATTACATTTTAAAGTTGTTCAAGCTTCTCTCTTGTTACATCTTTCTAGAAGACCTGTTCCAAGATCAGTATCTGCCTTATTCTATCTCTTTAAATGCCAATTGTTGAAATGAAGATGATTTGTATGAAGCATTGCATTTTTCTTTCAGATCCTTAAGTCCACCCAATCTATAGTGGTTATCACCCCTAGTTTCTCCAATGCCTAAACTCTTTTAAAGAAGAATAATGGTTGAAAGAAATATCCAATTCCTAGTATTTCCCCTCCTCTCCATTGGCCAAAATATAAAGAGAAGAATAAAGGAGACAGCACTGTGCACTTAGTAGAAACTAGAGCAGCACGTTTAAGAGATATCTTACTCTATTTCTGGCCAAGGAAACATAAAACGCAATTTAAGCTGCATATTGTAGGTTTGAAACTTAAGTAGGTGTTTCAATATCCCAAAAAACCAATATAATGAGAGGAGTTGGGACTTTGACACACCATAGATCTCCCTAGGACAAAAAGAACCAAACAATAAAAATCCTAGAGTATTAGAATTTATTCTACCTAATGGTAGATCCACATCCAGGCACCTTTAGGAGCACGACAACCATTACGTAATATGAACTTTGAGCCTAGATGTTCAAGGGAACAAACATTGCATTACATGTCACAAGGGTGACACCTGAAGCTCTCAAAACATAACTGTATAGCTTGAAGGAGTTAAAGCAACCAACACATTACTTGAAGAGTCAAAGAAAGAGAATCACAAACTTTGGCAGGATGACAAAGGCAAAAGGTAAATTAGGAAGTTAAAAAATATGCCATAATTTTTCATGTGTCAATTAGCTGCAATTTGGAAACTTGAGAGCGGTGATCTGTATTTGAttgaaacccaaaaagaaaTCTACTGCACAGCTCATTGACCCTCTAGGGAACAACAGTATCTGTTTATAAATTTCCTTTTGCTTCTTTAAGCCCCCCCTGGATTTGAAATGATAATCATCACAAACAATGACAATCCTCTCCAAAACTGATGCACTTTCAAGAAAAATCTTTACTGCATGCATCTCTTTTTCATCTCCGCGAAATTCAGAAATTTCAATAGTCTTGAGGTGTGTCACAAAACATTTAGGCACTTTATCCAATACCCAATCATAGTTTTTATCATATCTGGGTAGGCAGAACACCTACATGGTTACCAAACACAAAATTAGCTACAGTAGTAATTTATAAGAGGTCGGGACACTGTAACAAAAGTTGCAGTTCAAACAAAGTTACCATTTGAAAATCAAGAAAGTCAAGACAAGGAGAGTTTTGGAGTATGGTTTGTACTGCTCCACAAGTAAACAAGGATTCCACACTTTCCAAGCTGAGTCTGGTCAGTTTGTAAAATACAGGCACATGGGCAAATAACTCTTCTGCATGATTCAGAACCTATGATAACAGAAAACATCTCAACAAGTTTCAAGTGAATAGAAATGACTGCTACAAAGGGATATATTTATTCATGTGATTAGCAGTTGGGAACATACCTCAACAGTACCATTAGATACTGTTAGCTTTTCCACACTACTGAGCCCACTAAGAAGCTTATAAACACGATGAGCATCTTGGTAACAATCTACTTCATTTCTTTCAAAGACTTGAATAGACACATCAACTATTGAGGATGAGTTGTAGAAGCAATAATCATTTATGAGTTCaccatcaaaagaaaaagatttcaaaCTAGTTCCAAAAATCACAACTTGACAACCATTAAAATCATTCTGATCATCTGCGTCAGCATTCAGGTCATCTTTATCATCATTTTCACCATACTTTTCAGTGAATAAGTATCTATCACTTATGAACAACCTTTGAAGCATTGGAGAAGAGATACAAACAGTCTTGACATTTTTCCAAATGCAGTCAACTATAGATAAGTTCTCCAGGATTGGGCAACCCGTAAAGAGCTGTTGGGTTGAATGATCATCAGAAAATATAACTTTCCCAAGAGTCAATATCTTGAGACTAGAAAAGCAAATACTTGAAGGGAGCTTGAGAGAGTGGAACATGTGAAGTGTCAATACTTCTAATGATTCACAAGTAAATAAGCAAGGCGACAATGCTAACAATTCCTGAAAGTTTCTAAGATACAGATTTAACACTTGAACCTTATGCTTCACAACAGAACAAATCCACGAGTTAATGTGAGATGTATCATATTGCACATTACATGACAGAGAgaagttttttatatttgaagGATCATGAAGTGCAAGCACTCTTTCCACAAATTTCATAAACATCAACCTCCTATCCAGTGCCCCttcatcaaaatcaagtttgggGATGGATGTCCATAGGTATTTCCATCTTTTTGATAATATGCTCGTTTGGATAGCATTTTTGGTTGAAAGGTATGACAAAATGTGCTGAAGAATTGGGTCTGGTAAATTGTCAATTTCCTTTCTGCTCTTATTAGCATTCTGTTTCTTTCTGAACTTTTGTTTCTTGGCCTTGTCCAAGGGAAAACTTACATCCATAGTATTGACGATTCTCCTACACCACATAACCCATTGTCAAATTAGTCTTTAGATGTCATAACAGCACCTCTGTTCATTCTGAAAAGAGTTCCAGAGAAGGATACACTTTTGCGTATGCCATTGAAATATTGacccataaaataattttcaggAACGTTTTGTGAATCTAACAAAGATACtttgcaacaacaacaactacaaTAACCAAGCCTTTAGTGAATGTCATTGGCATTGCTTGCGCTCGTTTATGAGGAGAACCTGGGTTTGAAGCCCTCTTCCTCCAttgttataactatcaaattatataaatatatatatatatatatatatatatatttcctaaaaaattttagttggcTATAGATGTATTCTTttccacaattttattttaatccgTTTGTTTCGATAAAAAATCATGTGTAAGAATAGCTTTTcgcattttttaatgtttggtagtataaaaaaaaatgagtaaaaatgAAAACTATCTCTAATAATCATAAAAAGTATAGCTTACTTTTCATAAGTTTTTAtctactaaaatttttaagagatCATTCTCTAAAACTCATTTAAGATTGTTACCAAatgaaaatgagatagttttataaaaaatatttttcaaaaaatgactcattttctaaaaaacattaATGTCAGAACAACAGATCCAATTAATCCTCAACAACCATAGATgcttattaattatatatatatatataaaaatggaaATCTTCAACATTCTGAATccacccaaatttttttttctttctaatattTTCTGTGCTTCTCTTTCCTCAAaacaaaatggaagaaaaaCTAAAGCAAACCTAAAATACTAATCCCTCACCACCATGCATTTACCGATTATCCAGAATACCCATAAAGTTTCCAAGTCCTAAACTTTCTAAgcaaagtgagaaaaaaattcacTCAACATTACCATCAAAACTAAGTTCAGAGACCCACATAGCGATTCTTATTCATTAgcgggcaaaaaaaaaaaaaaaaactgacctGAAATGAAGCAGTCTTATTTATGGTTCTGAAAGTTAACCCAGTTcctgaaaaacacaaaatgagtcaaaaaaatatgttgggtttggattgatttttttcaCTCGAACCCCAAGTTGGGAGTATCTTTCACAGAAATCTGTGtctttatttgggttttttttttttttttgctgaattttatTTGGGTTTATCTTTAGCATTTGAAGTGCGGgagcaaaaatatattttagaggTTGAAATTTATTAAGACGaattataaataaagaataaaaaagttgtATAAAATTACTCCATGTCCTATAAAACTTCCCACTACTCCATTACGCAACTAAAACTACCCCAtgttcctataaaaaaataaaaaaaaaataccccatgttcttaaaaaaataaaataaaataaataaaaacctacaTAGAAAAGCAGCCTCATTTAAGCGCAAAGTATATTTAATGAGGCTAGTACTATTGTAAGGAGATATTGATGTGTTGTGTCGTTACTAAAACATGATGACTGTGATTCGTCCCTTTAAATTGTTTTGAAACACATAGATGCagtatctatactactatttagatctttttttaaaatttatttatggtagttatcattttttgtttaagCCCCTAGATTACGATATTCATCACAAACGATGACAATCCTCTCCAAAATTGATGCACTTTCAAGAAAAATCTTTACTGCATGaatcttttcttcatcttcatgaAATTCATAAATTTCAATAATCTTGAGGTGTGTCACAAAACATGTAGGCATTGGATCCAATAcccaatcataatttttatcataCCTGGGTAGGCAGAACACCTACATGGTTACCAAACAACACAAAATTAGCTACAGTGGCAATTCATAAGTGGTCGGGACACTATAACAAAAGTTGCAGTTCAAACAAAGCTGCCATTTGAAAATCAAGAAAGTCAAGACAAGGAGAGTTTCGGATTATGGTTTGTACTGCTCCACAAGTAAACAAGGATTCTACACTTTCCAGGCCGAGTCTggtcaatttgtaaaatatagGCACATGGGCTAATGACTCTTATGCATGATTCAGAACCTATAATAATTGAAAACATCACaacaagtttcaaaaaaatctACATATCCACAATAAGTCTgcctaatattttaaaattttaaaacaccAAAGATTAGGCCTTCAAAAAATTCTTATTATCCACAATAGGTCTActtaatattgtttttatttttacaaataaccTGATATATATcaactaactttttaaaaattttatacataatttaaataatataaaagggctagtaatatattaattaagattttttttaatataataattaagtaaaaatatcattaacaataaacataaacatgaaaaaattatttttttaatttgacaaacatgtgttattatttatttaaatagaagcatagAAAAATACGAAAATTTCAATGTCAACATTTGAATTATATAATGCATGAGCTACAAGCTCATATTATGTGGCTTCGAAATTAGTGGAACACTTCGCGATACTATTAGGAATCACACTTAGAAGATCACTTATTAGTATTTATATAATGCACATATGTAAAAGAAGTCAAATGATTATAAGTTCAATATTATTAATGATCATGGATTTACGGTTTTTAGCTTTTTGATATCCCTAAAATAGGATCTAAAGCTTCACCCTAGATTTCCTTACAAATTGTTTGGATTTGGGTGGGAGTTTAAATGTTTGTGGGGATTTTACACAAATTTCTTTAATACATTTAGTACTTCATTCCCAGTATCGAGGGTTTCTTCTCTCCCAACAACAAGGATAGTATAGGagatcaattaaaaaaacatttgataGGATAAATACATACCACAATTGCAATAATAATAGTGGCAAAGtgtacaattttatattttaatttaaataaaatattacatttcagaatgtcatttaattttagttaaataattataatttattttattttactttgtatGTTTATTGTCATGCTTTGCATATAATCGTGATATTTGGCCAATTTTTACACATACCCTTAAAAAATAACACTTGCTTAACAATGCCTTAACTACTTACGTTTGTTTGATTAAACAAAGAAAGCCAAACGACGAAACCAAAATATAGAATAAATCAAAGAAGTCAATTTCGTACCAGaggttgttttgatttggttaGAGGAACAAAGTATTTTAATATCAATTGATAATGATGTATAGTTTTGGGATCACTACTATTTATATACTTTCAAACATATGTTTTTAATTATGTACATAtgtatgcatttatttttatgtttataggAATGAACGTTATCAATGTAGAATTACCAAGCCCTATATGATAGAATGGTTACATATGAAGCTTGATAAACCATATATCACCTCGTGTTTAAGTGGGcatgatataataataataataataataaactcaGCAAGACTACATGTTTTTATCCACATACCATGCACACATGGAGAAATTTAATCACATGAAACGTCCATGCACCCAATAGAAATTAGAACATCATATACTCCCTTTTCTAGCTAGCCATGGGCACACCAAAAAACGTTTTAGCTACTTATTGTAACTTGAGTAGGTgtttcaaaatcccaaaacctaAAGAATGAAAGGGCCTGAGACTTGTTATTCACCATAAATTTCCTTACggtaaaaataagtaaaaaaaaaaatcgtaaatattttatatataggtgTCTATAAATTTGGTTGTAATATATGTAAGTTTACTTTGAAAAGTAAAAATGATAGATTGGTTTTGAAATTAAGGTTTTCTTAAAAGTCACTTAAGTGAGCCTTATGTGGTTCATTGTTGATGAAATACTGATTAACCAACAAATCACTTTTTATGGTGTTGATCGGTGAGGAAATAAGCCTGTGTGAGCGAAGTTGAGCGGGGAAGCTGATTGAAACCTAGTCCTGTCAAGCATCATTAAAGCGTGCTTGAGTAGAGATCAGTAAGGTATGCTTAAGCAATCCCTAggtaaaaagttttatttttttttatttttttttattttgtagaatATGAGTTTTTCTTGTCTCAAGCAACTACTAAAGGccttaaaatgaattttgggACTTGAACCAACAAAGTTGACTCTCCAAATTCATAATTTTACCAAACTTTTCCACCAATTAccaataatttaacaaaatattctCTTAAGTTGCTACTTACAGTATTCTTGGCTTAATTGTACCCCACAGACAAATTGGCAATAATCTTTTAGCGACACTTGTGGTAGGGGCAAATATTTTCTAAGAACAACGTTGATTTGTGCCTCTAAGTGATTGTGCAATGGTTGTAattataatatcaaaattttgaaaacttcttATACAATCAAGAGTGTAATGAGgctaacttcaaaaaattaacacCAAAATAGCATTGAAATCACAAAATTATGTTTTGCAATCATTTTCAATtggcattttttgtttttagtttttcttttttttttttgggtttaaaaagcttcataaaatttaaatgttaCTAAAATGTTTAGATGAGTGActaaaatataatcaaataaaaaaattagaaaaagaaaaaaattggaaaggtggtaaagagataaaagaattaATTACCATCTATGTAAGGAGAAAATTCTGGGTGAGACGGGCATATACGACAGTCTCACTCTCACCTAATACCTTCCCCTATGTAAGAGTGGGGAATGGAATTGGTGGAGCCAATGCCAGGATTAGGCTTGTACCGGAGGCTAGAGAGGTATTCAATTTATGGGCCTCAATCATTTACAATTCACATTAAGGCTATTCTCTAAAGGAACGTCTTTTGAGTTTTCATTCTGCAGTTTTCTCCTTGCTAGTGATTCATCTCCATCATCTCTCTCGTTGTTGGGGGTGATACTGATGGTTATATTTAATATCCAAATTGTAATTGTTGCATTTACGGTGTTGAGAGTTAAACCTGTGTTTGTATAACCCTTaaatttaggattttaaaatttttagttttacttatttatatcCCATGAGTTTCAAACCTGTAAATGAGTAGAATggtggtattttgggatagaaaagaaaaattcaaaaaaaggaAGTTTCTTGAATAGTAGTATAgagtatataagaaaaataacatgtatacaaaatttgaaaaacgaTAATGTAACGTTTACTCAATGACCAACCctactaataagtaataaccttagaatatataataaaacttatcacttccataaaataaaaataaaagacttaTCACCaagtaacaaaaagaaaattgattaattattagTTCTTTTTTTAACTGTATTTCAAGTATAATACAAAACTTATCActtccataaaataaaataaaaacttatcaccaagtcacaaaaagaaaattaattaattattagttcttttttaactatatttcaaatatattacaATTTGAAATGGCacattaaaagatttgttttgtttttattttttatagaatagAATTTCAAATGATGACTAATTTTATCACAAGACTAAGATACTagtcaattttaaataaataaataaaaattgagagatAATTACATAGGCCCCAATCATTTTGTACATGGGAATGTGTAATTTAGCTATAAGAACCTTGACattatgtcaaaattttaaaaactacttagaatttaaaatctaatcctAATATAACTCAAAGTCTTACCTAAAACCGAAACCCAATAGAAATaggaaataaaatcttaaagCGAAAAAAATAAGTTTCACAAAGTCCTAAACTAAATGAAAAACTAAACATTAATAATAGGCGAAACTACACTGTTGGTCCTTCAAATTTATCCTATGTgcgcaattggtccctcaagtttcaaATAAGTGCAATTTGTTccttaagttttcaaaatgagcCATATAAGTCCTTCTGTTAACTTCCGTTAGTAATGTTGCTTACATGGCTAATGGAATAAtgatctataattttttttaatgacatggcatttctttttattaacaaattaaaaaaataaatttacacgTAAAAGAAATCTAACCTGTTCCAATCAATTCTATAATTACACTATCTTCGTCTAAATACAATTAGAACAAGAGAAGGtattactaaagtttatatgcAAAAATGGCCCCAATACCACTGGTAGAAATTGCCAAAACAACTTAATCTAAACAGCTTAGCTAATCAGATTTCTAAACAATACTAGAAATTAACATATTCCTATACCATGCAAAAGAACCTATCAAACTCAACAATCGTTATCCCTGAGACCCTAACTTCTCAACTTCTCAAAGTCACCAAGAGCTTCCATTGATCTTTGCCATAGACACATATAGCCTTTGACGTAACACATTCTTTCTCTCTGCAACTTTTATTCTCTTCATTTTCTGTGTCCCAACCTCCATATCTGAACCCCTGTTTTCTCTCTTACACATACATATGCCTTTTGACACTCCAACAATCTTCAAAAAGTCTCTAAAAAGCATAACAGCACAAGAACCATATTCCTATCCATAGAATCCAGTCActgccgccaccaccaccatcacacCTCTGCCCTGCGGCTTTGCCGAAAGTCGAAGTGAGATCCAACCACCCCACCAAGTCGGAAACTCCTCTGTCTCCGGCCACCAAAAACAATTGTATCGTTCAGTTGTTGCGAACACTGTAGTCgttctcatcttcttcttcttcttcatgatCGATATCGAGCTCTTTGTCTTTGCTTTGAAAGATAATGGCCGGCTTGGAACGGTTCAATATCGCTATTGTGGGTTTTACTTGAATTAGAAcaggtcaatttttttttttttacttgtaaatacatttttgtaattttttaataaaaaagtaccacgtaattaaaaaaaatgatatgtcaTTATTCCGTTAAACACATAAGCAACATTACTAACAGAAGTTAACAGAAGGACTTATATgactcattttgaaaacttaaggGACTAATTGTGCTCACTTGAAACTTACGGGACTAATTGCGCATACAGagtaaacttgagggaccaacaGTGTAATTTCGCCTTAATAATAATAGAGTCTTGTCCCAATTAAGTCTGTGTGTCTAGTATCCGCTATTTATATCCTCAATCTATAACTACAAAAATTAGGTcctttgtagttgtactctggttaaataatgtattataaacccagtttaaaatactaatattactattttcgtgtgtattctaataagtattattgtttactcaaaaaaaaatttacaacattaaaaccaaataaagtacaaaaaaataaattaaaattaaaattaatttccaGAACACTCACACAGTCGGTGGAACTCAGTCGGTTTAACTTGCAAACCCTAGCTTGGGGACCAAGCTAACGCAATCTTATAAATTAATTCTCTCGTTACTATGTCTTAATTCGTCTAACATAACTCAGTCGgtgttgttgttcttgttctttttgttGTCGCTGTTCTACTCTCTTTGTGAAATCTTCCGATAATCTACCATGACGGATGCGCTGTTGAAGTGGGCTGATCAAGAATGGAGTGAAGGAAACCAAAAGAAAGCCTACGAACTCGTAGAGATGGCCATCAAACTCGACCCTTATTTTGGAGGCGTGGCCAAGTACTACACTGCCTTATATATCCACCATGCCGGCGAGTTCAAGAAGAACAGGGTCGGCGGAGTTGATCTCTACGCAGTCCTCGGCTTCACGGCTGCTGATCACCTATCAATCACTCATGACTCCATCAAAGAAAGGTATTGCAAGTTCGCAAAGTTGGTGCATCCCAACGAGTTTCCCTCCCCAATGGCAGATGGCGCTCTCAAACTCATGGACATGGCGTGGGCGATCCTGGGTAACGAGTATAGCAGAGAAGACTATGATGTTTGTGTTGGTCTTCGTTGTCCAAAGCCAAGGAATATTGATATAGTAGAGGAGACTAGGAGTACTACTACTGATCAGAGGCCAAAGGTGGTTTATGTGAAAAGGTGTGCTGTTCTTGCGGCTAATCAGTGATCGGATGGTCCGAGTAAAAAATAGGattattattttccttctttgtatctgtacaaagaaaaagataagagtGAACGAGtatcttgtatatatttatgtaaagATTCTTTGAATATTCAATGaaattttagatgtttttaGCAAATTTTCATAGCAAAACAAATTGTCCGCGGTTTAGCAATACATTGGTTATTAATAGTGATGTGCATCTAATACATcaatccaattaaaatttatccAACCCAACTCAATGTTGATTTTTGTGTATTGATGATCAGTTACGTTGGACCTACTTTCACCCAtcacatatataattttatcttataacctttatttaagttttctagtttgatttattttggtattttttttaaaattgttttgatgACTTTGTAAATTTGTAACATAATTTAGACGTATTatttaatacaattttatttttgaaacaacTATGGTGCTGTTGATCATGAATGCATTAACTCGTAATTGAGTATGCTCTAAGTCTCTGACCTTGTGAACTGCATTtaggaaaagaataaaattccAATATcatgtctctctctcaaaagtacaaaatattttatacaaaattttaagtatgttcttatttttaagatggtgtagagataaaatgaaatttcccatatttccttatttcttaaatttcctcagtgattaatttaaattcataGGCAATTTGGCCATAAATAAAACAGATATATCATATAAGAAAGTGCCATAAACTCGGCATCTGTCATGATACCAGCCCACCATAACATCACCTGTCACAAGTCacaagtaaaattttttcatgAGACTTGGTAGATCAATCAAGttggaaaaaggaaaattatgcTGTTACAGAAACAGAACATTTGTACTTGCTGCATGAATTAGATTCTCAATTACGGATCTTTTAGCTAAGTTGTTTAAAGAAGATTGGGGATACTTATTCCTAATAGCTGAATGGTTCAATACTTCAAGAACTCTTAACTGCATGGTCTAGCTAGTCATCTGCTTGGATATAGATGGTATATGTCATTGACTAATCTCCGCTTTTCATTGTCCAAGGCCACTTTTCATTGTTTTCAATAGCTATTAAGTTTCAATTTATCATGACCAACGTGAAGGAAGATAAAAATCTCAGCAACGAATGATAAGGTTGCAAAGTCTGCATTAATTGTtagacaaatttaaaatttagcagAAGACAAATGGATTCAAATGGCCAGAATGACTTCTAAGATCGCA encodes:
- the LOC115993073 gene encoding F-box/LRR-repeat protein At3g58900-like; amino-acid sequence: MDVSFPLDKAKKQKFRKKQNANKSRKEIDNLPDPILQHILSYLSTKNAIQTSILSKRWKYLWTSIPKLDFDEGALDRRLMFMKFVERVLALHDPSNIKNFSLSCNVQYDTSHINSWICSVVKHKVQVLNLYLRNFQELLALSPCLFTCESLEVLTLHMFHSLKLPSSICFSSLKILTLGKVIFSDDHSTQQLFTGCPILENLSIVDCIWKNVKTVCISSPMLQRLFISDRYLFTEKYGENDDKDDLNADADDQNDFNGCQVVIFGTSLKSFSFDGELINDYCFYNSSSIVDVSIQVFERNEVDCYQDAHRVYKLLSGLSSVEKLTVSNGTVEVLNHAEELFAHVPVFYKLTRLSLESVESLFTCGAVQTILQNSPCLDFLDFQMVFCLPRYDKNYDWVLDKVPKCFVTHLKTIEISEFRGDEKEMHAVKIFLESASVLERIVIVCDDYHFKSRGGLKKQKEIYKQILLFPRGSMSCAVDFFLGFNQIQITALKFPNCS